In one Magallana gigas chromosome 7, xbMagGiga1.1, whole genome shotgun sequence genomic region, the following are encoded:
- the LOC117684512 gene encoding transmembrane protein 26-like: MEFEGKHNRCLQLTKAIGVRLLFILHFLLALSRVITILNVPKPWMFSIGALLLILEGLHAVFRRNGLEHKWMSLATLLFIMLDIGPIWIMELNKADRTTGRMSDTNNDTQNFPLTNFIQLDDNVFVYAIEQSFLLVIIVGRWILPKGQMSRDKLSNLLLVMIGKACDITDFFTLFSHKNVALDRTFTYVVLVVWSLGVFQFPISFTESRDNNLVISIHKDRQYMKVVVRTLNLCFKTEIWSILASISMQELPFLICRCYAIGALGIVDDTIIFFLFKNSLIISMYLYRLVSLCLEADPGENSCASTTVEKLEIKERDGIVTAHEREDFRKKISFDLSANSPPDVPLQMQKPMKVSKNTVDTLVKVD, from the exons ATGGAGTTTGAGGGGAAACATAACCGATGCCTACAGTTGACCAAGGCTATAGGCGTTCGtctattgtttattttgcattttctaCTGGCTTTATCAAGGGTTATAACAATATTAAATGTACCAAAACCGTGGATGTTTTCTATTGGCGCTCTGCTTTTGATCCTAGAAGGTTTACATGCTGTTTTTCGAAGAAATGGCTTGGAGCACAAGTG GATGTCTTTAGCGACGCTTCTATTCATCATGCTTGACATAGGTCCAATTTGGATCATGGAGCTTAACAAGGCAGATCGGACCACAGGTAGAATGTCTGACACTAACAATGATACACAG AATTTTCCACTGACAAACTTTATTCAGCTTGATGACAACGTTTTTGTTTACGCAATAGAACAGAGTTTTCTATTAGTCATCATTGTCGGTAGATGGATACTTCCAAAGGGTCAGATGTCACGTGACAAACTATCTAATTTGTTGCTGGTTATGATCGGCAAAGCTTGTGACATAACAGATTTCTTCACGCTGTTCTCACACAAGAACGTAGCACTTGACAGAACCTTCACATATGTTGTCCTCGTGGTGTGGAGTCTTGGTGTGTTTCAGTTCCCGATCTCCTTCACAGAGTCAAGAGACAACAACCTTGTCATTAGTATCCATAAAGACAGACAGTATATGAAGGTGGTTGTACGAACCCTGAACCTGTGCTTCAAAACGGAAATTTGGAGCATTTTGGCGTCAATCTCCATGCAGGAGCTCCCATTTTTGATTTGTCGTTGCTATGCCATCGGTGCTCTAGGAATAGTTGACGATactatcattttctttttattcaaaaactcgTTGATAATATCCATGTACCTGTATCGCCTTGTTTCTCTTTGTCTTGAGGCAGATCCTGGTGAGAACAGTTGTGCGAGTACAACAGTTGAGAAATTAGAAATCAAGGAAAGAGATGGAATCGTTACAGCACATGAAAGAGAGGATTTTAGAAAGAAGATATCATTTGACCTTTCAGCAAACAGTCCACCCGATGTACCTCTACAAATGCAGAAACCAATGAAAGTATCTAAAAATACAGTTGACACTTTAGTGAAAGTTGATTGA
- the LOC105321032 gene encoding transmembrane protein 26 isoform X2 codes for MESETKHTRRLALAKAIGVRLLFLFHFLLATSKLPAIQNEPLFWIYSLGVVLMILEGFHTLYCRNGREHKWVSLGTLLFIILDLVPIWMFELDKANRARASNRTELLNNQTYNLIPLANDVFVYVVEQSFLLVMIIGRWAMPKGQMSRDKLSNLLLVMIGKACDITDFFTLFSNKNVSLDRTFTFVVLVVWSLSVLQFPISFTEAREDNLVITFHRDRQYMKVVVRTLNVCLKTEIWSILAAIFMQEFPFLVCRSYAVGALGIVDDTIIFFLSKNSLIISMYLYRLVSLCLETDPYGDVGAVVAEEKTLATVECTDEEGLSSAAVVTIMEGDVDAHVAKQEKCESSSPQRNRFLGKTGKYDLTEEEAKNSEEESSVLVQSSTKRDDSL; via the exons atggaGTCTGAAACAAAACACACGAGGCGTCTAGCTTTGGCGAAGGCGATAGGCGTACgcctattgtttctttttcattttcttctggCTACATCAAAATTACCGGCTATCCAAAATGAGCCTTTGTTTTGGATTTACTCCCTGGGCGTTGTACTGATGATATTAGAGGGTTTCCACACTTTGTACTGTAGAAATGGCAGGGAGCACAAATG GGTTTCTTTGGGGACGCTTCTATTCATTATTCTAGACCTCGTCCCAATCTGGATGTTTGAGCTTGACAAGGCCAACCGAGCTAGGGCCTCTAACCGTACAGAATTACTG AATAACCAAACGTATAATCTAATTCCGTTGGCCAACGACGTTTTTGTTTACGTCGTAGAACAGAGCTTTCTGCTGGTCATGATTATCGGAAGGTGGGCAATGCCAAAAGGTCAAATGTCACGTGACAAACTATCTAACCTGTTGCTGGTTATGATTGGCAAAGCTTGCGACATAACAGATTTCTTCACGCTGTTCTCAAACAAGAACGTGTCACTAGACAGAACATTTACATTTGTTGTCCTGGTAGTGTGGAGTCTTAGCGTGTTACAGTTCCCGATCTCCTTCACGGAGGCGAGAGAAGACAACCTTGTCATCACTTTCCATAGAGACAGGCAGTATATGAAGGTGGTGGTTCGAACCCTCAACGTGTGCCTCAAAACAGAAATTTGGAGCATTTTGGCGGCAATCTTCATGCAGGAGTTCCCGTTTCTGGTTTGTCGTTCATATGCCGTCGGTGCACTTGGAATTGTTGATGATACcatcattttcttcttatcAAAGAACTCGTTGATAATATCCATGTACCTGTATCGCCTTGTTTCTCTGTGTCTGGAGACAGATCCTTATGGTGACGTCGGGGCTGTTGTCGCAGAAGAAAAGACTTTGGCGACGGTTGAGTGTACAGATGAAGAGGGTTTATCGTCTGCCGCTGTTGTAACTATAATGGAGGGAGACGTAGACGCACATGTTGCAAAACAGGAGAAATGTGAATCTAGCAGTCCACAAAGAAACCGGTTTTTAGGGAAAACTGGTAAATATGATCTAACAGAGGAGGAAGCGAAAAACAGTGAGGAAGAAAGTAGCGTGTTAGTGCAGTCCTCAACAAAACGTGATGATTCTTTGTAA
- the LOC105321032 gene encoding transmembrane protein 26 isoform X1, whose product MESETKHTRRLALAKAIGVRLLFLFHFLLATSKLPAIQNEPLFWIYSLGVVLMILEGFHTLYCRNGREHKWVSLGTLLFIILDLVPIWMFELDKANRARASNRTELLDENDHLILIDNPLNNQTYNLIPLANDVFVYVVEQSFLLVMIIGRWAMPKGQMSRDKLSNLLLVMIGKACDITDFFTLFSNKNVSLDRTFTFVVLVVWSLSVLQFPISFTEAREDNLVITFHRDRQYMKVVVRTLNVCLKTEIWSILAAIFMQEFPFLVCRSYAVGALGIVDDTIIFFLSKNSLIISMYLYRLVSLCLETDPYGDVGAVVAEEKTLATVECTDEEGLSSAAVVTIMEGDVDAHVAKQEKCESSSPQRNRFLGKTGKYDLTEEEAKNSEEESSVLVQSSTKRDDSL is encoded by the exons atggaGTCTGAAACAAAACACACGAGGCGTCTAGCTTTGGCGAAGGCGATAGGCGTACgcctattgtttctttttcattttcttctggCTACATCAAAATTACCGGCTATCCAAAATGAGCCTTTGTTTTGGATTTACTCCCTGGGCGTTGTACTGATGATATTAGAGGGTTTCCACACTTTGTACTGTAGAAATGGCAGGGAGCACAAATG GGTTTCTTTGGGGACGCTTCTATTCATTATTCTAGACCTCGTCCCAATCTGGATGTTTGAGCTTGACAAGGCCAACCGAGCTAGGGCCTCTAACCGTACAGAATTACTG GACGAGAATGACCATTTGATCCTTATTGATAATCCATTG AATAACCAAACGTATAATCTAATTCCGTTGGCCAACGACGTTTTTGTTTACGTCGTAGAACAGAGCTTTCTGCTGGTCATGATTATCGGAAGGTGGGCAATGCCAAAAGGTCAAATGTCACGTGACAAACTATCTAACCTGTTGCTGGTTATGATTGGCAAAGCTTGCGACATAACAGATTTCTTCACGCTGTTCTCAAACAAGAACGTGTCACTAGACAGAACATTTACATTTGTTGTCCTGGTAGTGTGGAGTCTTAGCGTGTTACAGTTCCCGATCTCCTTCACGGAGGCGAGAGAAGACAACCTTGTCATCACTTTCCATAGAGACAGGCAGTATATGAAGGTGGTGGTTCGAACCCTCAACGTGTGCCTCAAAACAGAAATTTGGAGCATTTTGGCGGCAATCTTCATGCAGGAGTTCCCGTTTCTGGTTTGTCGTTCATATGCCGTCGGTGCACTTGGAATTGTTGATGATACcatcattttcttcttatcAAAGAACTCGTTGATAATATCCATGTACCTGTATCGCCTTGTTTCTCTGTGTCTGGAGACAGATCCTTATGGTGACGTCGGGGCTGTTGTCGCAGAAGAAAAGACTTTGGCGACGGTTGAGTGTACAGATGAAGAGGGTTTATCGTCTGCCGCTGTTGTAACTATAATGGAGGGAGACGTAGACGCACATGTTGCAAAACAGGAGAAATGTGAATCTAGCAGTCCACAAAGAAACCGGTTTTTAGGGAAAACTGGTAAATATGATCTAACAGAGGAGGAAGCGAAAAACAGTGAGGAAGAAAGTAGCGTGTTAGTGCAGTCCTCAACAAAACGTGATGATTCTTTGTAA